One genomic window of Medicago truncatula cultivar Jemalong A17 chromosome 1, MtrunA17r5.0-ANR, whole genome shotgun sequence includes the following:
- the LOC25483152 gene encoding sufE-like protein 1, chloroplastic/mitochondrial has product MMSTNSLSSCSFRLFSTKFSLSLFNKKNSTFFIKPTNSLFSFKPITFQSLPTKPQPPSSSSSPPPSTSLQPIEELPPKLQEIVNLFQSVQEPKAKYEQLLFYGKNLKPLESQFKTKDNKVEGCVSQVWVRAYLDGDKNVVYEADSDSVLTKGLAALLVQGFSGRPVNEIIRVTPDFVMHLGLQQSLTPSRNNGFLNMLKLMQKKALMLYVEAEKGTSESDSIGNSDLKNDSFVENSSGPSVTPSLGVDFGSEVDDENVELGGRGKRIKKKLEKELQPIELEVEDVSYQHAGHAGVRGSDGETHFNVKVVSKEFQGKSLVKRHRLIYSLLQDELDSGLHALSIVAKTPSEVGEG; this is encoded by the coding sequence ATGATGTCCACCAATTCCCTTTCTTCATGTTCATTTCGATTATTCTCGACCAaattctcactttctctcttcaacaaaaaaaactctacTTTCTTCATTAAACCCACAAACTCCCTCTTCTCTTTCAAACCCATCACCTTCCAATCACTCCCAACAAAACCACAACCACCATCATCGTCGTCGTCACCACCGCCGTCCACTTCCCTTCAACCCATCGAGGAACTCCCTCCAAAGCTTCAAGAAATTGTAAACCTCTTCCAATCCGTGCAAGAACCCAAAGCCAAGTATGAACAGCTTCTCTTCTACGGCAAAAACCTCAAACCCCTCGAATCCCAATTTAAAACTAAAGACAACAAAGTCGAAGGTTGTGTCTCTCAGGTTTGGGTCCGAGCCTACTTGGATGGTGACAAAAACGTTGTCTATGAAGCTGATTCGGATTCTGTTCTCACCAAAGGCCTCGCTGCTTTACTTGTTCAAGGCTTTTCAGGTCGACCCGTTAATGAAATTATCCGGGTCACACCCGATTTTGTAATGCATCTTGGGTTGCAACAGAGTTTAACCCCTTCTAGAAATAACGGGTTTTTGAATATGCTCAAATTAATGCAGAAAAAAGCACTTATGCTTTATGTGGAAGCTGAAAAGGGTACTTCTGAATCTGACTCAATTGGAAATtctgatttaaaaaatgatagcTTTGTTGAGAATTCAAGTGGCCCTTCTGTGACCCCAAGTTTAGGTGTTGATTTTGGTTCTGAGGTTGATGATGAGAATGTTGAATTGGGAGGGAGAGGGAAGAGGATAAAGAAAAAGCTTGAAAAGGAACTTCAGCCTATTGAGTTGGAAGTTGAAGATGTGTCTTATCAACATGCTGGACATGCTGGTGTTAGAGGGAGCGATGGTGAGACACATTTCAATGTTAAAGTGGTTTCTAAAGAGTTTCAAGGGAAGAGTTTGGTTAAGAGGCATAGGCTTATTTATAGCTTGCTTCAAGATGAGTTGGATTCTGGACTTCATGCTTTGTCTATTGTTGCCAAGACGCCTTCTGAAGTCGGTGAAGGATGA